A genomic stretch from Anoplopoma fimbria isolate UVic2021 breed Golden Eagle Sablefish chromosome 8, Afim_UVic_2022, whole genome shotgun sequence includes:
- the erich3 gene encoding LOW QUALITY PROTEIN: glutamate-rich protein 3 (The sequence of the model RefSeq protein was modified relative to this genomic sequence to represent the inferred CDS: deleted 2 bases in 1 codon) — protein MSHLNPGLISAYNSLTDRHLAGYFSNTRIRRHLQRAGLITRSGRIVPDKEYRHKLIQRTHQRHIRECLAQAIFHKVLEMERVHQIEIKRKLEEFARRERVHKIKVDRSKRYEEEIIRILSPRPPSGARCIRKQHSGPEGEHSESSESPGSSRPNTAPVKMQRPVRLKPIHSNSTTTSLRRSSPHRVLESSNENDLPFNSTMEKTSRRRLNTTEVSRGISPYCLPVINNFVTPVPPATKRKERGAKVNQSGTLRGRRLRLTSSGADVNEDPTMLRSSVHQSRVCVNMMYFGKAVHLSHDLTDMGDEVKVFQQHCGGENLCVFKGKLREGETFQFISRRHRGFPFSLTFFLNGLQVERLSSCCEFKHRKGSRLGGRHGHFGFCSVEGASPCYKCIIAMGLDKKPTPPPKRVKEDEGREESVSSHKDAPEMETERTGDDAASHSECETSQPQDTETQIQEETAAKEDKVRDDYEEDFEADDEGPPEDVDAKEKKTLSPSGENERQVKERDASESEDDEKDEDIKSHSGSSSSGSDREESDAEATKDSREEEKAEQPKEVDQEETVVPPDEKEDEPNPEEAAATEAESAVPKDSDIQDSAMSSTEMEVYETSVPSGNENKQSDDTSGDKEVEKTVDENKQEEEQERAKSVQEKLAEAILKESHCSSEPELSDTSTEEDEESTDKGPEQDSQDAVAVESVTVTEEQQTLEEVTKCEEGVVGEAEVEKDHDETSEPKDRENETEQEPLESSESTKEEKVKIEEDEKASSDEDKNTAENDKPEDTEDTSLHPVSEEEMTEDKTSEDILQEDAAGKSTDGEAAEKDEENEEKTAGEADVTGQGTKSVEEDESSVSELIKKTDETAAPDKAEEEAMTASETMEMKAEPSKEREALNYEEAPITEAEKRQQGDCKDRDAASETEVTAENSSSSLEGSADTTVEKTADTSEGNAKDESGKDDIKEEEVSEVEDSKDDNQHHGSELGEEQIEKSSVEIDDEIEEKCEEEGNEETNPDEKAEGENREESEKHDEEKTEEEKNNESKTEERIENNESISELTKSDSNTEGNADGEQAEEPHSEEEVKVANEEKEDKSEKTEMDEDAECAKNKNDEEDSEETGAATDKTNECEMVNMAADAEKDDEAEKEEKDQNEDKDENVGENGDGEESEEKKVVTDKTVEGEEMSEIPEESEKSEEADLDKDNVKISEENIAESEDFTVSEAANVAQGTKTAEEKPNNAVEAEDVMKETEGGSDKSDKGELDVENGEISTRAENKADEDEGEAQTEGKDDVKTEVNTEEGRKTEEPTEGESSEVKEVTVESGDIAEKHEDGKADEAPEADVVEVEDGNDGAEKQDGSTKNDSEPETSGTKVKEESKSDDSKDGETKQDGNGNNSDPENDNRGSDLMTQSDNVQSNVSEVIAASAVDQAPSSSPNAVDSDDTPRKLDESTAPSDSVTDKQPHADENAAAADLCAADGENGADTEEASKASEEGASVLLKPQAPSSQLPQNNEDTEESVAVGNDTPEALAREDNTDLVTNWVTMHQTSKYFETFVEPLEDLKDSTSDTVSNSNEEATQSTELTRSASPLKMAKVSENLEQEDTLVETVVSKLESNHSEDSEQREKDKLQVEEEPEVKDVIPETESEQNDKESVSRQDVRSEHKGSRGSLEEDKVQEGLMQDNSERTDISKTEVESIAGTHHSVTSGRPESVSENQTEEITTDNGAEKPTTIEEVKDLLPSSKTDEHHKHSTGPEGLSRLKADEPNDSEETQEKDDQSREVTEITDFTTSKSDDGSQEESQHKDMQPKTSDASINGDKRDGQLIKDIKHTLSKDRLSTFSVDETMFGRSSYPLLTAARTESGH, from the exons ATGAGTCACCTCAACCCAGG ACTTATTTCTGCCTACAACAGTCTCACAGACAGACATCTGGCTGGATACTTCAGCAACACTCGGATCAGGAGACACCTGCAGAGAGCAGGACTG ATCACCAGGAGTGGGCGTATCGTCCCAGACAAGGAGTACAGACACAAGCTGATCCAGAGAACCCACCAGAGACACATTCGAGAATGCCTCGCCCAGGCCATTTTCCACAAGGTGCTGGAGATGGAG CGTGTCCATCAGATAGAGATCAAAAGGAAACTGGAGGAGTTTGCAAGGAGGGAAAGAGTGCATAAGATCAAA GTGGACCGCTCTAAAAGGTACGAAGAAGAGATCATCCGCATCTTGTCTCCACGGCCGCCCTCGGGTGCCAGGTGCATCCGAAAACAACACTCTGGTCCAGAGGGAGAGCACTCTGAATCCTCAGAGTCC CCGGGCTCGTCTCGACCCAACACGGCTCCAGTGAAGATGCAGAGGCCGGTGCGCCTGAAGCCGATCCACAGTAACAGCACCACGACCTCGCTCAGACGCAGCTCCCCTCACAGAGTCCTCGAGTCCTCCAATGAGAACGACCTGCCGTTCAACTCCACT ATGGAAAAGACGTCCCGGAGACGTTTGAACACGACGGAGGTCTCCCGTGGCATCTCTCCCTACTGCCTCCCAGTCATCAACAACTTTGTCACCCCGGTGCCTCCGGCCacgaagaggaaagagaggggggCAAAGGTCAATCAGAGCGGCACACTCAGAGGCCGCAGACTGCGTCTTACCTCCAGCGGAGCTGACGTCAATGAG GACCCCACCATGCTGAGGAGCTCTGTGCACcagagcagagtgtgtgtgaacatgatGTACTTTGGTAAAGCGGTGCATCTCTCCCACGACCTGACGGACATGGGGGACGAGGTCAAAGTGTTTCAGCAGCACTGTGGAGGAGAGAACCTGTGTGTTTTCAAGGGCAAGCTCCGTGAGGGAG AGACTTTCCAGTTCATTTCAAGGCGACACCGAGGTTTCCCCTTCAGCTTGACCTTCTTCCTGAACGGGCTGCAGGTGGAGCGGCTGAGCTCCTGCTGCGAGTTCAAACACAGGAAGGGCTCCAGACTCGGTGGCAGACACGGACACTTTGGTTTCTGCAGCGTAGAGGGAGCCTCTCCCTGTTACAA GTGCATTATAGCAATGGGATTAGACAAGAAGCCCACTCCTCCACCAAAGAGGGTCAAAGAAGATGAAGGCAGAGAGGAGTCAGTCTCCAGCCATAAAGACGCtccagagatggagacagagaggactgGAGACGACGCTGCATCCCATTCAGAGTGTGAAACCAGCCAACCCCAGGACACCGAGACCCAAATCCAAGAAGAAACAGCAGCTAAGGAGGACAAAGTCAGAGATG ATTATGAGGAAGACTTTGAAGCAGACGACGAGGGCCCTCCAGAAGACGTCgatgcaaaagaaaagaaaaccttgtCTCCGTCTGGTGAAAATGAAAGGCAGGTTAAAGAGAGAGACGCCTCTGAGTCTGAAGACGACGAGAAAGATG AGGACATAAAGTCTCATTCAGGCTCTAGCTCCTCAGGCAGCGACCGGGAGGAGAGTGATGCTGAAGCCACCAAAGActccagagaggaagagaaagcgGAGCAACCCAAAGAGGTCGATCAGGAGGAGACTGTTGTTCCACCAGATGAGAAAGAAGACGAACCAAATCCAGAAGAAGCCGCTGCCACTGAGGCCGAGTCTGCTGTGCCTAAAGACTCAGACATACAGGACAGTGCTATGAGCAGCACAGAGATGGAGGTCTACGAAACCAGCGTCCCCTCAGGGAACGAGAATAAACAGAGTGACGACACCTCAGGAGACAAAGAGGTGGAGAAAACGGTAGATGAgaacaaacaggaggaggaacaggagagAG cCAAATCTGTGCAGGAGAAGCTGGCAGAAGCCATACTGAAGGAGTCCCACTGCAGTTCGGAGCCCGAACTGAGCGACACCAGCactgaggaggatgaggagtcCACAGATAAAGGCCCTGAACAGGATAGCCAGG ATGCAGTTGCAGTGGAATCTGTGACAGTTACAGAAGAGCAACAGACCCTTGAAGAGGTGACAAAGTGTGAGGAAGGTGTTGTTGGTGAAGCTGAAGTGGAAAAGGATCACGACGAGACGTCTGAACCAAAAGATCGGGAGAACGAAACTGAACAAGAGCCCTTGGAGAGCAGTGAGAGCACTAAAGAAGAGAAGGTCAAAATAGAGGAAGATGAAAAGGCTTCATCAGAcgaagacaaaaacacagcagagaatGATAAACCAGAGGACACAGAAGATACATCCCTGCATCCTGTATCTGAAGAGGAAATGACTGAAGACAAGACTTCAGAAGATATTCTTCAAGAAGATGCTGCAGGTAAATCCACTGATGGTGAGGCTGCAGAGAAAGACGAAGAAAATGAGGAGAAAACTGCAGGGGAGGCTGACGTGACGGGGCAAGGAACAAAAAGCGTCGAGGAGGATGAGTCATCGGTATCAGAGCTGATTAAAAAGACTGATGAGACAGCAGCTCCTGAtaaggcggaggaggaggcgatGACAGCGAGCGAGACAATGGAGATGAAAGCAGAGCCCTCAAAGGAGCGAGAGGCCCTCAACTATGAAGAGGCACCTATAACAGAGGCAGAGAAGAGGCAGCAGGGAGACTGCAAGGACAGAGACGCAGCATCAGAGACAGAAGTCACAGCAGAGAATTCAAGCAGCTCGTTGGAGGGGAGCGCAGACACCACAGttgaaaaaacagcagataCAAGTGAGGGCAATGCAAAGGATGAGAGCGGCAAAGATGATattaaagaggaggaagtgtCAGAAGTAGAGGATAGTAAAGATGATAATCAACACCACGGGAGTGAGCTGGGAGAAGAGCAGATAGAAAAATCATCTGTGGAAATAGATGATGAAATAGAGGAGAAATGTGAAGAGGAAGGTAATGAGGAAACAAATCCAGATGAGAAAGCAGAGGGTGAAAATAGAGAGGAAAGCGAAAAGCATGatgaagaaaagacagaagaagaaaagaataATGAGAGTAAGACAGAAGAAAGAATAGAAAACAATGAAAGCATTTCCGAGTTGACTAAAAGTGACTCAAACACTGAAGGAAATGCTGACGGAGAACAAGCAGAGGAACCCCacagtgaagaagaagtgaAGGTTGCAAATGAAGAGAAGGAAGACAAATCAGAAAAGACAGAGATGGACGAGGATGCTGAATGTGCCAAGAATAAAAATGACGAGGAGGACTCTGAAGAAACGGGAGCAGCAACTGATAAAACTAACGAGTGTGAAATGGTGAACATGGCTGCTGATGCAGAAAAGGATGATGAAgcagaaaaggaagagaaagatcAGAATGAGGACAAAGATGAGAACGTTGGGGAGAATGGAGATGGTGAAGAATCTGAAGAGAAGAAAGTTGTAACTGATAAAACTGTAGAAGGAGAAGAAATGTCAGAGATTCCAGAGGAATCCGAGAAAAGTGAAGAAGCAGACTTGGATAAGGATAATGTGAAAATATCTGAGGAAAATATTGCTGAGTCAGAGGATTTTACTGTCAGTGAAGCAGCAAATGTGGCACAGGGGACTAAAACGGCTGAAGAGAAGCCAAACAATGCAGTGGAGGCTGAAGATGTTATGAAAGAAACTGAAGGAGGAAGTGACAAGAGTGACAAGGGAGAACTTGATGTTGAAAATGGAGAAATTTCTACCAGAGCAGAGAACAAAGCTGATGAAGATGAGGGAGAGGCTCAAACTGAGGGCAAGGACGACGTGAAAACAGAGGTGAATACCGAagaagggagaaaaacagaggaacCCACAGAAGGTGAGAGCTCCGAGGTTAAAGAAGTAACTGTGGAGTCTGGAGATATTgctgaaaaacatgaagatgGCAAAGCTGATGAGGCTCCTGAAGCTGATGTCGTTGAGGTAGAGGATGGGAACGATGGTGCGGAAAAGCAAGATGGATCCACTAAAAATGACTCAGAGCCGGAGACATCTGGCACGAAAGTAAAAGAGGAATCTAAATCAGATGACAGCAAGGAcggtgaaacaaaacaagatggaAATGGCAACAATTCTGACCCTGAAAATGATAACAGAGGTTCAGATTTGATGACACAGAGCGATAACGTCCAGAGTAACGTCAGTGAGGTCATAGCTGCTTCTGCAGTCGATCAGGCACCATCTTCATCCCCCAACGCGGTGGATTCAGACGATACACCTCGCAAGTTAGACGAGTCCACGGCGCCGTCTGACTCTGTGACCGACAAACAACCCCACGCTGATGAAAACGCTGCTGCAGCTGACCTCTGTGCCGCCGATGGAGAAAACGGAGCGGACACGGAGGAGGCGAGCAAGGCCTCGGAGGAAGGAGCGAGCGTGCTGCTCAAACCTCAAGCGCCGTCGTCACAGCTCCCACAAAACAACGAGGACACCGAAGAGAGCGTCGCAGTAGGTAACGACACTCCAGAGGCCTTGGCGAGAGAAGACAACACAGATCTGGTCACAAACTGGGTGACCATGCATCAAACGTCAAAGTACTTTGAGACGTTCGTTGAGCCTTTAGAAGACTTGAAGGACTCGACTTCAGACACTGTGTCCAACTCTAACGAAGAAGCGACGCAATCTACAGAGCTGACGAGATCAGCGAGTCCACTTAAGATGGCGAAGGTGTCTGAGAACTTAGAACAAGAGGACACACTTGTGGAAACTGTGGTGTCAAAACTCGAGAGCAATCACTCCGAAGACAGCGAACAGCGCGAGAAAGACAAACTGCAAGTGGAGGAGGAGCCTGAGGTGAAAGACGTGATCCCAGAAACAGAGAGTGAACAAAATGATAAGGAGTCTGTGAGCAGGCAAGACGTGAGGTCAGAGCACAAAGGAAGCAGGGGATCTCTGGAAGAAGACAAGGTGCAAGAGGGTTTAATGCAGGACAACTCTGAGAGAACTGACATTTCTAAAACTGAAGTGGAAAGCATTGCAGGTACTCATCATTCAGTAACCAGCGGAAGACCTGAGAGTGTCTCTGAGAACCAAACTGAGGAGATAACAACTGATAATGGTGCAGAAAAACCAACAACGATTGAAGAGGTGAAAGATCTTCTACCGTCGTCCAAAACAGACGAGCATCACAAACATTCGACGGGTCCAGAAGGGCTCTCAAGATTGAAAGCGGATGAACCGAACGACAGTGAAGAAACGCAGGAAAAA GACGACCAGAGTCGAGAAGTTACGGAAATAACAGATTTCACGACGTCCAAGTCCGACGATGGAAGCCAGGAGGAGTCCCAGCATAAAGACATGCAACCGAAAACGTCAGACGCCAGCATCAACGGAGACAAAAGAGACGGGCAGCTGATCAAAGACATCAAACACACGCTCAGTAAAGACCGACTCAGCACTTTCTCAGTGGATGAAACAATGTTCGGTCGAAGTTCATATCCTCTGCTGACCGCTGCGAGGACAGAGAGTGGACATTAG